CCGGCGGGTGGTCAGTGGGTTGCGGGGGTGGAGGCGAAGCTCGGCAGGAGAGTGGCCAGTTCGCGCCACTGCGGCATGGGCAGCGCCGGCCGATCCGGACCGTCGGGCCGCAGCACGTGGAGGGCGACGTGGTCCGCGCCGGCGTTCAGGTGCTCGCGGATGCGTGTGGCCACCGCGTCCAGGTCGCCCCAGGCGACCACGGCGTCGATCAGACGGTCGCTGCCGCCGGGGACCAGGTCGTCGTCGGTGAATCCCAGGCGTGCCAGGTTGGCTCGGTACGTCGGGAAGCCGATGAACATGCCGATCCCCGCCCGGGCGGCGGCGCGGGCCCGGTGCGGGTCCTCGTCGAGGACGACAGCCAGGTGCGGTGCGACCAGCGGCTGGTCTCCAACGCGTCTCCGCTGCGCCGCCGTGTAGTCCGGGGTCACCAGAAACGGGTGCCATCCGGCCGTTCGGTCGGCGGCGAGGTCCGCCATCCTCGGCCCGAGCGCGCCGAGGATGCGCCGTCCAGCGGGAACCGGCCGGGGCGCGGCGTCCAGGGCGTCCAGCCAGCGGCCCATCGTCTCCACCGGCCGGCCGTAGTCCTGGCCCGCCTGGGCGGCGGAGTGGGCGTTGCTCACCCCGAAGCCGAGGACTGTCCGGGGCCCGTGTGCGGCGTCCAGCGCGGCCAGCCGGTCACCGAGAGCCATCGGGTCCTGGCCCCAGATCGCCAGCACACCCAGCGCCACAGTGGCGTGCGGTGCGGCCGCCAGCAGGTGCCCGACGTCGTCGACGGCCCCGCGGCCGTCGAGGCCGGGCACCCACAGCGCCCGGAAGCCCCGTTCGTCGAGTTCGGTCGCCGCGTCCCGGACGGCCGGGTTCGCGGCGCCGCGCAGCTCCATGCTCCAGAGCCCGACCGCGGGCAGCGAGGTGTTCAGTCGAGTCGCCACACGATCCTCCAAGATTTCTGTACCGAGCGGTACTGATTTGACGGTAGCAACCACTGACCTGGTCCGCAAATTTCTGTACCGATCGGTTGCACCGCGGGTAGCATGGCCGCGGGAGGAGGTGGAACCGTGCCGCAGCGAGGACGACCACGGGGTTTCGACGCCGACGAGGCGCTGGAGCGCGCAGTCGAGGTGTTCTGGCGCCAGGGGTACGAGGGCGCCTCGGTGAGCGACCTCACCGCCGCCATGGGCATCAACAAACCCAGCCTCTACGCCGCGTACGGCGGCAAGGAGGAGTTGTTCCGCAAGGTCGTGGCCCGCTACGCCGAACAGGACATGGGGTACGCGCGGAACGCGCTCGCCCAACCCACCGCGTACCAGGTCGTCGCCACGCTGCTCCGCGACAACGTGCTCGCCGTGACCCGACCCGACCGTCCAGCCGGCTGCCTGTCGATCCAGGGCGGCACCGCCTGCTCCACCCAGAACGCGCCGGTCGCCGGGTTCCTCGCCGCCAGCCGCCTGGCCGGTGAGCGCGCCCTCGCCGACCGGTTCACCAGCGCCGTCGCCGAAGGCGACCTACCCGCCAACGCCGACCCGGCCGCGCTCGCCCGCTTCGTCATGATCGTCACCGAAGGTCAGTCGGTGCACGCCGCCGCCGGGGTCAGCCGGGAGGACCTGCACCAGGCGGCCGAGATCGCGCTCGCCGGGTTCGCCGCCGCGTCGGGGGCCCGACTGCCCGAGCCCGCCACCGACACGGCCTGAGCCCCGGCGACGGGCGCTCACCGTCGCAGCAGCGCCGCCACCCCGTCGAGATGGTCCGGTCCTGGAGCGACTTCGCGCCGATCGGCTGGCGGACTGGTCGCGCAGCCTCACTCGTACGACTTCTGGCGGTCGACGCCTGGGTCAGCAGGGGCCGGCGCCCTCGTCGAAGAGGCGGCGGGCCCAGTCGGCGTACCCGGCGATGGTCTTGCGGACCGTGCGCCCGTCGTGCAGGAAGAGGTACGCGCGGTCCCCGCGGCGGGCGAGCAGCCCGTCGAGCCGGTACGTCCCCTGTGGAGCGCGCAGCCGGGTGACGGACGGATAGCGGGACCAGACCTGGTCGACGGGTGAGCCCGCGGTGATGCCCTCAGGTGTCCGCATCGGGTCGCCGACCCAGAGCAGCACCAGTCTGTCCTCGACGAAGACCGGGCTGACCGTGTCGTGGCCGGCGAGCATCGGCCCGCAGGCGTCCAGGTCGGTACGCAGGATGCCCCGGCGGGTCAGCTCGTCCTCGGTGTCACCGAACTCGATGTTGCGCAGGCCGTTCAGGTCGATGATTTCCACGCTGCCGGCGGGCCGGCCGTCCGGGATCGGCCCCGGTGGCTGCACACCACTGCCGGCGATCGAGGCAGCCGTCAGCAGCGCGGAAATAAACGCAAATTGTCGCAATTTCATGGAATCCCCCAGTCCACAACGGAACCAGGGCGTTCAGGTTGCTGCCGTTCGCCGGATCACTGGTTCTCCCACTGCTCGACAAGCTCGTCCCAGTAGTCGGCGCTGAGCCGGCGCCGCCCGTGCGCCAGCCAACCGTCGGTGTTCCGTTCCAGGTGCAACCCCAACTCGGCGAACGGGTCGATCCAGGTGCCCGGCTCGACACCGAGCCGGGTGAGCGCCATGTTGATCGGCCACTTCCCGCGCGGGGAGTCGAGCACGCCGTCGAACCGTGGCCCCCAGGACAGCGCGCCGCCCAGCCATACCGCCGCCGACTGGTAGCCGGCGCCGCCGCCGAACTCCGCCTCCAGGTACGCCACCGGCCCGGACCGTGACCACCGGGCCAGCGACTCGACCAGTGGCGGCGACAACACCAGGTCGAACGGTTGCTCGGCGCTCCGGTCGTCAACGGCGAAATCCGGCAGCGACCCGGTCAGCTCCACCACCAACTGCGGCGTGACCGGCAGTAGTGCGAAGTCCTGGCGCAGCTCGCCGAGGACCGCGTGATCCAGCTCGGCAGTCTGCTCGCG
Above is a window of Micromonospora coriariae DNA encoding:
- a CDS encoding TIGR03620 family F420-dependent LLM class oxidoreductase: MATRLNTSLPAVGLWSMELRGAANPAVRDAATELDERGFRALWVPGLDGRGAVDDVGHLLAAAPHATVALGVLAIWGQDPMALGDRLAALDAAHGPRTVLGFGVSNAHSAAQAGQDYGRPVETMGRWLDALDAAPRPVPAGRRILGALGPRMADLAADRTAGWHPFLVTPDYTAAQRRRVGDQPLVAPHLAVVLDEDPHRARAAARAGIGMFIGFPTYRANLARLGFTDDDLVPGGSDRLIDAVVAWGDLDAVATRIREHLNAGADHVALHVLRPDGPDRPALPMPQWRELATLLPSFASTPATH
- a CDS encoding TetR/AcrR family transcriptional regulator; translated protein: MPQRGRPRGFDADEALERAVEVFWRQGYEGASVSDLTAAMGINKPSLYAAYGGKEELFRKVVARYAEQDMGYARNALAQPTAYQVVATLLRDNVLAVTRPDRPAGCLSIQGGTACSTQNAPVAGFLAASRLAGERALADRFTSAVAEGDLPANADPAALARFVMIVTEGQSVHAAAGVSREDLHQAAEIALAGFAAASGARLPEPATDTA